ATGTTTTCCCTGGGCATCATTTGCACCTTACAGGACACTGGGTAGCAGTATGCCCATAGTTGAGGAAATAGTGTCCTCTAGTGGTTTGTACAGTGATCTGCATAAACAGAGGAAAGGGTCAGAAAATGTTCCCATTTTGCCATTATTTACAGTAAAAAACGAGGCCTATACCAACTTGATACTATGACCATGTTGAAACAAGGATAGCATCAGAAAATGTTGCCGATGGGCTTTTATGTATGCTAAAAAAAAACAAGAGTAGGCTGCCACTGATTAGATGACATGTAAGAAGTTAATAGATAAAAATATCTTATCTAAAATTGTGCCTCTTTGATAGAGCCAACTTTATCAACATTTGAGAATGATGATGGTTAATGTTTGTAATGAGGAATGATGCAACATGTCAGCAATTATGATGAAAGATGGCCTCAGTGAAGTGCAGTAATACCAGTTATCCTGTGAGGGAGCTAGAGACTCAGCCAGGGCATTTCAGGCGTTTTATGTCCAAAATAATCCTTGGCCTGCTGTCACTCAGACCTGGAACCTCCTTCCGCtagtgttttaacatggtcaccattCTGTAAAAATACATCTGCTTACCTTTGCAAAGCCTGTCTTAACGTAGACGTGTTCTTGAGTATTATCTTTCAGAAGGCTTTGGGAGCCTTAACGTAAGCCTCACTCTTTACAGTAGAAGTGATTTTGATAGATATCGGCAATAGACATTTAATAACCTTTACACGTGATTATCAGTTGACTCATACTGTTGTAGAATTTCTAATGTATATTTCTCTGGCAGGGGAACATCTAAAATTACAAGGTTCACCCAGTGTGatgctttaaaaaaacaaaatactaaaACGTATGGCGAGTCCCTACACAGAACTGAAACTAAACAAAGACAAGCaacatttgtttttaaacaaATTGTTTATTTTTGCAAGTAGGTATTGGGAGCATCAGTGCGAGCTATGACCTGTGTACAGGGTTAGGAGACGAAATGCACTGAACAGGCCCTTAGGTGAACAACAGAACCCCTCCCAAATGTTCAAGGAGGAAGGTTGGTGTCAGGCAGGTACATTACAGCTGTTCCAGAGCATGGTCTATCTATTTACTGTCAGCACTGACTGGGCACTGTGGGAGGAATGCTAATGTGAGACACCCCTCCTTTACCCTGCTACTCGTTGCTAATTGGAAGTTACAAACAACGCCATTGAATGACCTGTTATGGTCTCACATCTGTCCGACTGCTTCTGGCTTCATACTACCAAGGTCATGTTTTTACCCTCCACAGAGCATACCTCACATCTGGAGGGGGAACCTCTGCAGTCCACCAACAAGGAAGAGGACAGGACACCACATCTGTAGTGTTCCTGTGTGCATAGTAGACATGTGACTATGTTATTTGGCTTCTCAGTGTAGCTGAAAATAATAACTTGTGACCATCTCTTCAAACTTGTTGACTCATTATGCAACTTGTAGAAAGCCATGGTAAGAACATTGCTAACATGTCATTATCATGATGCTCACTATCATAACCATGAAGCTAAGATGGTCATTTGTATATAGTGTTGAGCTTCACTCTACATATAGGCAGAGTCAAACTAGCCAGAATCTAAGAACAGTCCACATATTTGTTTCTAATTCTTCATTTTCAACTTATTTCCACCTTGTTGTCCAACTTTAAAGTCTGATTTTATCTCCACAAGTATTTGAGCAACTTGATCCATCTCCACAATTTTATTTGCTAAATTGGGCATTGCACATGATAATATCCTTGTGAGACCGAGTATACTCAAACAGCTTTGGTTGTCATCCAGAACAGTTTTTTTATTCTACAATAGCAGTTTGGTttttagtttgttaacaataacaCTTTGGGCTGCAGGAAGCATCACAGAGAAAACTCTTTTTATATTTGGTAATTGGTATGATCCATGCTGCAGTGACTGTGCCCAGGTTTGGAAGTGTACAAATTATTGGATAAAACCCAGCATTAGATAAAGCTACAAATTCAAAAGTGCACATTGAAAACAGTATTGGAGTGTGGGACAAGTCCAAAGACAGCTCGCAGGTGAGAGTGGATGTGTGACTGAGTGAGTTACACTTCAAAAAGCTAATAACTTGCACTGGAGATGAAGGCCTTACTGATATGAGACACCCAGGTTTTACAGTACATTTTAAAAAACCAGCCATTCAGTAAAACAATGGCATAATTAAGGCTAAAGCACCAATGGTGAGGACAATATGTATTTGAATACATTCATTGTCATGGCCCACAAGGTTGAAGCCAGCGGCCTGTTGTTGCCTGTTGTTGGTAACGTCATAAAAAATAAGGGACTTATGTCTCAGTATGAGCCAGTGTTGGCACATTCAAACACACCCGCGTGATCCAGCCCACATGCACCCAATAGTTACAATAGAGAAAAATATATTAACATTTTCATTAGAAAACTGTACAAGGGCCTCAGCGTAGTAAAATACTTCTTAAGAATAAAAAGGTGGAAAATAATCAATGTGGGTTACATTTCTTTATAGTATGCACAATTATCTCCCTCCATTAACAATTATTATAATTTTGTTTTATCTAGTAAAAATATTCCCAGAGTTTTACTGGGAGCCCCAGGCACTGGAATACATCTCTGTACAAGAGGAGAGAAAAACGTGTTTTCTTTAAAGATCTGTTCCCTGAATTCATGAGCAGAGTTCAGCTCACCTCTGGAAAGGCTAAATGTTCTGGAAAGCTTTGCAGATCGGATCAGGGCTGAGGAGCCAATGGGGAGAACTTAACTAGTCATTTATGAACCTCGCTGGCTCGGTCGTCctcccagacaacagtccagctgTCTTGGCTCTGTGAAAATCATGCACCTCAGAATCAGACCGTGAACCCCCACCCAATCTGCTCTTTGTAATCCGTTTGGAGTTTATGACCAATAACATGGGGACAAAATGTACTCCAGCGACCCGTTCTGTAGCCCTTTTACTTGAACTGAGCAGTCATTTTAGCTTGCACAGTCCAGAGAGTTAGCTCAGTTGAAAGCTGATGGCTGGCAGCTGAAGAGTATGTTGGATTTCTGTGGTTGTGCCTTAGGTCCACTGTGCTCCACGTCTCTGTGTACACCACGGTGTTCATCCAGAGGACCAGAAGCCCAAACCAAACACTGTGATGGACCACTGCCTTCAGGCCAATTGCCACTGAAATTTGGAACACTTGTAGTACACCATCAGCTTTGGGATCTTTACAGTCCGGTGAATAAAAACAACTTAAGAGCACTAAATAGTCTGAACAGTTTCACAGCATGTTGGCCCTCCTGCTTCATCCCTTCTCCCAGCCCAAGGTCCCCCAGCTTAGTCGATGGGGCCCTGGAAGATGAGCTTGGCATAGCCCTGAGTGAGGCTGAGCTGGGTGGCACAGAATGGGCATGCGGCGTGGAAGGCGTGGGTGCCATGGGGCAGAGGGATCTCGGCCCAGTACTTTGCCGACTTCTCCGAGCACACATGTCCGCACGGCACAAAAGCATGTGTGGGGGCGCCCACGTCCACGTAGAAGGCGGGCTCGCAGCCCAGCCACAGCGGCACGTACGGGCCCACGGTCCGGCACATGGGGCATTCCCGCTGGGCGTTGGGCTCCTGCTCCGAGCGATGGCCCCAGTTGTGGTAACCGTGTACATGGCCACAGGCCAGGTAGACCCAGGGCTGCTTGTCCTCCAGGGAGGAGAGGGCGCGGCTGCGCTGCATACTGGGGAAGGCCAGGGTGTTGAGGCCCACAGGGCACTGGGGCCGTGCTGCGTTGATTTCCTGCCGCAGGGCCTCCAGGTGCTTCTGGGTAGGCGTGTGGAAGAGGCCGTCAGCTGTGCGCCACAGCAGGGTGGCTCCACACAGGTCTACCAAGGATCCGTCCTGCAGCACGTTGCTCTCACACTCCACCTGCAGGGggcaacacagcacacacacagctctaAACAGTGTACAAAACACTAGGAACGCTTGCTCCCTCCATGACAGACTGAACAGGTGAAAACTATGACCCCTTCTTGATGTcatctgttaaatccacttcaataagtgtagatgaaggggaggagagaggttaaaggacttttaagccttgagacaaggattgtgccattcagagggaaaATTGTCaagaaaatatttaagtgcctttgaaaggggtatggtagtaggtgcctggcACACCGGTTAGTGTGTGTATTACAAGAaccgcaacgctgctgggtttttcactctcaacagtttcccatgtgtatcaagaatggtccaccacccaaaggacatccagcaaacttgacaactatgggaagcattggagtcaacatgggccagcattcccgTTGAACGCTTTTgacatattttttgttgttgttgtacaataTATTAATTTGTGGCTTttgacatcttgtagagtccatgtcccggcAAATGTAGGCTTTTCTGAAGGCAAAGGGTGTTCCTACTGTTTTGTACATTCACTATATtcagttaggagaggagagactgggctCAACACTAGGGTTTAATATTTTCCCAACAATCTAACAAGTTTCAATAACGGGAATAATTTATATTTATCCCGAGAGTCCTGTGAAATACCGCAAAAATAATTGAAAGCATTTAAAACCAAGATATGGTCACAATGCAGGGTTCTCCCTAAATAAGAGATGCGCTGCCCCACGTTATCGGCTTGGCTGCACCAATATGTAAAAATTTCAGAGCAAATTAAACTGATATTTAGCAACGATAGTTACTCTTTGATTGCCATTGACATTGTTGTGAATTTCAAAACAGGCAGTTCATATCTCTGAGCGGTATGTTCCTTAATTAATTCAGCGCATTTCAGCAGTAGGTTATATCTCCACACAGAGCACACCCGGAGTATAGCTTGGTCAAATCATACAAACTTTGTCACAGCAGTCTAACAAAAGTCAAATGACCCAAGTTGCTAAACTTGCAAGATAACATCCTTCAGCGAATGACAGAATATCTGCTATATGTCAAAATTGAGTTGATTATACAGATAGCAGATCAGCTCATGAATAACATGGAGATTAGTGTAAATAGTAAGTTATCTTAAGagatcatatttttttttaataatcCATATCTACGTTTGTTCACACATTCTCTACCGAAGATCTCATATGGACAGCAAGTACAAGACAACGTTGAGTAGTGGGGGACATGCTATAGGGGTATTTTGACATGCATAGGCCAGAGACATGCTTTGATAATGCAACCTATGAATCACAGAATAAAGTTACAAATTTTCAAGCGACACAGGAGTCAGGACTTTGGGTTTCAGTGGGATTGGAACTGGACAGCAAAACAGACTAGGCTCAGGGACAGAATTATAATTCTTTCCTCATGCCTCATGTGTGATAGAGATACCTATGTAGTGAATTGTGCATAGGCCTACAAAATGTGTGACTATCTGAAGAATCATGTCATCAGCTCAAAGAGGCACAAGTTATGTTATAGGTTATAACCTACTGTAGGGTTTATTAACGGTTGCATGTGCAGTCCGACAGAGTCAATTATGCATGTGCTTTGAATTTATGGGGACATTGTAGTAAATGCGCTAGGCTAAAAGCTTCCATGCGACAACCCGTTTGGATAATGTGCCATTGTATTTTTTGCTAATCTGTTGCTGCACATGTTTATTTTGTGGAATTGCATTAGTGCAACATTGTACGATAAAATGACAGGACCTGGGAAATTATTTTCAGTCCAGGGATCCCAGTAACCCATGGGTGAGAGCACTAAGTATAGGGAAACTAAGATAAGAGAATGCTACCTAAAACATCTGCTTCCTATATAAAAGTTGTATTGTGATCAATTTGGTTTCAGTATAATTGGGTATGGAATTTTATTTGTAAAgatgtaacagtgtaacagttaTGATGTTGAATGGCCTGATGTTTGTTAATGGTTCATTCCTTGACCTAAATGACTGAACAGATTTGGTGAGTGTAATGGTGGAGCATCATCAGTGCTACTGACCAGTTTGCCACGGGTCTGAGCAGAGCGGGTCTCTCTAAGGGTGTAAACATCCCCACACACAGAGATCTCTCTCCATACACCCGGCTTGGACTCCTCCGTGAAACCACCCCTGGGGTGCATCACCAGCACGCCATTGGTCGTCAGCCCGTCCATGTGACCATCCGGGTTCTTCCACTTGGCGGCTTTTTCCTGAGGGTAAAACAGGAGGaaagtcagacacacaaacacactgtagtGAACTTACATAACACTGGTGCAAGTATACATTGGGTGCTAATCTAGTTTACTCTGCTTGGAATGCTAGGCATGCATATGCAAACCAGGCTTTGAATCTTAGCAGGATAACAAGAGGAGAAAGAAGAAACATGCTAGTGTTCATTGTCATAAAATAGATACTGTAGCAAGAACATtaaaatatataattatatattttgtcacactggataggtgcagtgaaatgtgttgttttacattaGAAACATTTGTATCTGAATTCCAGTCAACCCTGCAGATGTTCTATCCCTGGGATAGTGCCCTCTGAGCCTAGTCTTACCCCCAGGAAGATGTTCTTGGAGGAGTCAAAGCCAGCAGCGTAGATGCGTGCGGTATAGGGCAGGACCCGCTCACAGACGACACGGCAGGCAAAGCGAGAGATGGTGCTCTGGGTGATGGGCGTCTCTTCTCCCTCCTGACTCCCAGACACAGTGTCCGTCACCACAAAGTCTATGGGGCTTTCTGTGGAGCGGCCAATCTGCAGGACAACAGAATCCGCCCAGGTTAGAACAGACAAGTGCACCATTCCAATTTGAACAGCCATTTGTAAAACAGTTGTTTAGAAAGTGTTTGTTTTTAGGGAATGGCAGATACCATTTTTTTTTAGAGCCAATGTAGATTTGTGGGGGTCAAGAAGGTCAGTGGCTGATAGTCAATATCACAATTGAAAATGTTGATGACAACATTTTCCAGAGACAGCAATGTGTGCATTAATGCATCCATTTCTTTATCAAAAGAATACATTTGACTATGTATTGACTATGTTTTCACCAATATAACTACATAACGGTCATGTGATTAAAAAAAAGGCACATCTCTTGATAACCTGGGTAAATGAAGATAGAATAGGCATATTCAATaagagtgtgtgcatgcattgagtTATCTAGCTTGTTTTTGGCTGATCAGTAGAGTCTATGGTGCTACAGATGACTGTGACTTCCATTTGGGACttatagtcgctctggataagagcgtctgctaaatgacttaaatgtcaatgTAATATTAGCCCAGAGATAAACAACAATTGCATAGAAGCATCACTCCCGCATGTAAGGACATCATATAGGCACTGCTGTTAGTTTGAGAATATAAAATAACATATATTCAATGTAAACGGGTCCAACGTAATGTCGTG
This sequence is a window from Oncorhynchus gorbuscha isolate QuinsamMale2020 ecotype Even-year linkage group LG17, OgorEven_v1.0, whole genome shotgun sequence. Protein-coding genes within it:
- the LOC124001743 gene encoding E3 ubiquitin-protein ligase pellino homolog 2-like, whose translation is MFSQSQEEHCGPTKDPIKYGELVVLGYNGSLPNGDRGRRKSRFALYKRSKANGVKPSTVHILNTPQASKAVNCKVQHSISYTLSRNQTVVVEYCHDKDTDMFQIGRSTESPIDFVVTDTVSGSQEGEETPITQSTISRFACRVVCERVLPYTARIYAAGFDSSKNIFLGEKAAKWKNPDGHMDGLTTNGVLVMHPRGGFTEESKPGVWREISVCGDVYTLRETRSAQTRGKLVECESNVLQDGSLVDLCGATLLWRTADGLFHTPTQKHLEALRQEINAARPQCPVGLNTLAFPSMQRSRALSSLEDKQPWVYLACGHVHGYHNWGHRSEQEPNAQRECPMCRTVGPYVPLWLGCEPAFYVDVGAPTHAFVPCGHVCSEKSAKYWAEIPLPHGTHAFHAACPFCATQLSLTQGYAKLIFQGPID